The Drosophila mauritiana strain mau12 chromosome 2R, ASM438214v1, whole genome shotgun sequence genome has a segment encoding these proteins:
- the LOC117138380 gene encoding uncharacterized protein LOC117138380 has product MCDYQMEYSFIFEDSSCEGDASMASYDNGFESMWHQVREELQREREMNELCQVFQQNLSMSPPVIADRWRF; this is encoded by the coding sequence ATGTGCGACTACCAGATGGAGTACTCCTTTATTTTTGAAGACAGCTCCTGCGAGGGCGATGCCTCGATGGCGTCCTACGACAATGGATTCGAGTCCATGTGGCATCAAGTGCGCGAGGAGTTGCAAAGGGAGCGGGAGATGAATGAGCTCTGCCAGGTTTTCCAGCAAAACTTGAGCATGAGTCCGCCGGTCATCGCGGATAGATGGAGATTCTGA
- the LOC117136027 gene encoding uncharacterized protein LOC117136027, with the protein MKWLSLFLVFGILGLIGSLGTFALAEPNPEPKGRPHTTRRPRNDNDNDRR; encoded by the coding sequence ATGAAGTGGCTTAGTTTGTTCCTGGTCTTTGGCATTCTCGGACTGATCGGCAGTCTGGGCACTTTTGCCCTGGCGGAACCCAATCCGGAGCCCAAGGGTCGTCCGCACACAACGCGACGTCCTCGGAACGATAACGACAACGATCGACGCTAG